The Sporosarcina ureae genome includes a region encoding these proteins:
- a CDS encoding S1 RNA-binding domain-containing protein yields MTLLQPGTLATLKILRKEGSRFVLDAAGEEIYMNESEAPDAEEQSTIEVFLYINRRGELTGTAQIPSVTIHSFGWAKVIRLDRSEGAYVDIGASFEVLINRADFPQMKELWPQPGDELYMTLRSDPGGNLFGRLVTEERIQEHYTLAEATMYNQNVKARAYRLLPIGTFLLTEDIQRIFVHETERKAEPRLGEEVDVRIIEVHDDGTMNGSLLPRKQDRLQSDGEQILAYLEQSGGKMPFTDKSTPEEIDEMFQMSKGAFKRALGTLMRERRITQQDGWTTLI; encoded by the coding sequence ATGACATTACTACAACCAGGTACACTCGCAACACTCAAAATTCTTCGCAAAGAAGGGTCACGCTTTGTATTGGATGCAGCCGGAGAAGAAATCTATATGAATGAATCAGAAGCACCGGATGCAGAGGAACAATCGACAATCGAAGTTTTTCTTTATATCAATAGAAGGGGCGAACTGACAGGCACTGCGCAGATTCCGTCAGTTACCATTCATTCATTCGGCTGGGCAAAAGTGATTCGTTTGGATAGAAGTGAGGGAGCCTATGTAGATATCGGTGCATCCTTTGAGGTGCTGATCAATCGAGCGGACTTCCCACAAATGAAGGAACTGTGGCCACAACCAGGTGATGAGCTGTATATGACACTTCGTTCAGATCCTGGGGGCAACTTATTCGGACGTCTAGTGACAGAAGAAAGAATTCAGGAGCACTATACATTGGCAGAAGCAACTATGTACAATCAAAATGTCAAAGCCAGAGCGTACCGCTTGCTACCAATAGGCACATTCTTATTGACTGAAGACATCCAACGTATTTTCGTCCACGAAACGGAGCGTAAAGCAGAGCCTAGATTAGGTGAAGAAGTCGATGTTCGTATTATTGAAGTTCATGATGACGGTACGATGAACGGTTCATTACTGCCAAGAAAGCAAGATCGTTTACAGTCAGATGGTGAGCAAATATTAGCCTATTTAGAACAGTCGGGCGGTAAAATGCCGTTTACTGATAAATCCACCCCTGAAGAAATCGACGAAATGTTCCAAATGAGTAAGGGCGCCTTTAAACGGGCACTTGGCACGTTGATGAGAGAACGAAGAATTACACAACAAGACGGTTGGACCA
- the mntR gene encoding transcriptional regulator MntR: MATPSMEDYIEQIYLQLEARGEARVSDVAEALSVLPSSVTKMAQRLDREGYVHYERYRGLALTDRGLRFGKKLVHRHELLEQFLRIIGVEEENIYGDVEGIEHHLSWNAMDRITDLVETLESDPDFVKKLKSRAI; the protein is encoded by the coding sequence TTGGCTACACCGAGTATGGAAGATTATATTGAACAAATTTATTTGCAACTAGAAGCAAGAGGTGAAGCGCGTGTGTCTGACGTGGCAGAGGCGCTTTCTGTGCTTCCTTCATCTGTAACTAAAATGGCTCAACGTCTGGATCGTGAAGGCTATGTGCACTATGAGCGCTACCGGGGTTTGGCATTGACAGACCGCGGTTTGCGCTTTGGTAAAAAACTTGTGCATCGCCATGAATTACTAGAGCAATTTCTGCGTATCATTGGTGTGGAAGAGGAAAATATCTACGGAGACGTAGAAGGGATTGAACATCACCTTAGTTGGAATGCGATGGATCGTATTACCGATCTGGTGGAGACACTCGAGTCTGATCCTGATTTTGTGAAAAAGTTAAAAAGTAGAGCAATCTAG
- a CDS encoding lmo0937 family membrane protein: MGRILWLVIIVLIALWVIGLVANIGGGLIHTLLVIAGIIFVIQLITGRRSI, encoded by the coding sequence ATGGGTCGTATATTATGGCTTGTTATTATAGTTCTAATAGCATTATGGGTAATTGGTTTAGTAGCAAATATTGGCGGTGGCTTAATCCACACACTTTTAGTAATTGCGGGCATTATCTTTGTCATTCAATTAATAACTGGAAGACGTTCGATATAG
- a CDS encoding GNAT family N-acetyltransferase — MRLQEWTIEEQDLLIQFMTTNSWPYHDSSQPGRELLEKSIEEGGYASDDVKTFWIENNENEKVGIVKVYDLQEDVPLFDLRIADDFRGYGYGSRALKKLTQYVFELPEHKIRIEGHTRHDNAAMRKAFERAGFVKEAHLRQAWFLPKENTYYDAVTYGMTREDYEAGTTTPVRWEDRDRYVKSIPGFKEELQSERLHIRAPELHDSMDVWGAVSHSMPVLRKWTGWAQKELTIESTEEYVRQSVSEFIGRKSLNFHLFLRETGEFIGSAGFHRIDWSIHKFEVEYWLDTKFEGEGYMTEAIKELVEFAFTDLSAARVEFVCDENHSKGRAVAKRSGFKLEGILRKNAPSANGQGLRNTCVYAIVT, encoded by the coding sequence ATGCGCTTACAAGAATGGACGATAGAAGAACAAGATTTGCTTATTCAGTTTATGACGACAAACTCATGGCCTTATCATGATAGTAGTCAGCCAGGCCGCGAGTTACTTGAAAAGTCGATAGAAGAAGGTGGCTACGCATCTGATGATGTCAAGACGTTCTGGATCGAGAACAATGAAAACGAAAAGGTGGGGATTGTAAAAGTCTATGACTTACAAGAAGATGTCCCATTATTCGACTTGCGGATTGCGGACGATTTCAGGGGATACGGTTATGGTTCGCGAGCGCTAAAAAAACTCACGCAATACGTGTTCGAATTACCGGAACATAAAATTCGTATAGAAGGACATACACGCCACGATAATGCAGCAATGCGTAAAGCATTCGAGCGAGCTGGTTTTGTGAAGGAAGCCCATTTGCGACAAGCATGGTTCCTTCCGAAAGAGAATACGTATTATGACGCGGTGACATATGGGATGACTAGAGAAGATTATGAAGCTGGTACGACAACGCCTGTGCGCTGGGAAGATCGCGATCGATATGTAAAAAGCATACCCGGTTTCAAAGAGGAGCTACAATCTGAACGGCTACATATTCGAGCGCCAGAATTACATGATTCGATGGATGTTTGGGGTGCGGTATCACATTCAATGCCTGTGTTGCGAAAGTGGACTGGATGGGCGCAGAAAGAATTGACGATCGAATCGACGGAAGAATATGTACGTCAATCAGTTTCGGAATTCATCGGTAGAAAATCTTTGAACTTTCATCTGTTTTTAAGAGAAACGGGTGAATTTATAGGAAGCGCGGGTTTCCATCGTATCGATTGGAGTATTCATAAATTTGAAGTAGAGTATTGGCTAGATACGAAGTTTGAAGGCGAAGGTTATATGACAGAAGCAATTAAAGAGCTTGTAGAGTTTGCCTTTACAGATTTATCGGCTGCACGGGTGGAGTTTGTTTGTGACGAAAACCACAGTAAAGGTCGAGCAGTTGCAAAACGGTCAGGTTTTAAACTAGAAGGAATTTTACGTAAAAATGCTCCTTCCGCGAATGGGCAAGGCTTGCGCAACACATGTGTGTATGCAATCGTTACCTGA
- a CDS encoding ArsR/SmtB family transcription factor encodes MVNQDACEVTIVHENVVRKIRKELPDVTEMVQIFKALADETRLRIAYSLTLESEMCVCDVAAVIQSSSATASHHLRYLRDHSLAKSERRGKMVYYSLADEHVADLVKIAYEHAIEAQQTM; translated from the coding sequence GTGGTAAATCAAGATGCTTGTGAAGTAACAATAGTGCATGAAAATGTAGTTCGTAAAATACGGAAAGAGCTGCCTGATGTAACGGAGATGGTACAAATATTTAAAGCGTTGGCTGATGAAACACGTTTGCGAATTGCTTATTCATTAACATTGGAATCGGAAATGTGCGTCTGTGACGTAGCGGCAGTGATTCAATCTTCATCCGCTACCGCTTCCCACCATTTACGTTACTTACGGGATCATTCATTAGCTAAATCAGAAAGACGCGGAAAGATGGTATACTACTCTTTAGCAGACGAACATGTTGCAGACTTAGTGAAGATTGCATACGAACATGCAATTGAAGCACAGCAAACGATGTAA
- the mnhG gene encoding monovalent cation/H(+) antiporter subunit G, whose translation MNGSEIGEFIGALLILTGAIASMLSVFGLIRLPDVYTRSHAATKSSTLAVLLTLSGAFVYFLFSEKFISVRLLLGIGFVFLTAPVAGHVIIRAAYRSKVKLADISTQDELYEKIHGKQTGDK comes from the coding sequence TTGAACGGTAGCGAGATCGGTGAATTTATAGGGGCTTTATTAATTTTGACAGGCGCTATTGCCAGTATGTTGAGTGTCTTTGGATTGATCCGCTTACCGGATGTCTACACTCGGTCACACGCTGCGACGAAAAGTTCGACATTGGCAGTATTATTGACATTATCCGGTGCGTTCGTCTATTTTCTCTTCTCCGAAAAATTTATCAGTGTACGGTTGCTTCTTGGTATTGGCTTTGTTTTTTTGACGGCACCGGTTGCTGGGCACGTAATTATCCGTGCTGCCTATCGGTCGAAAGTGAAGCTAGCCGATATTTCTACGCAAGATGAATTATATGAAAAAATTCATGGCAAACAGACAGGTGATAAGTAG
- a CDS encoding Na(+)/H(+) antiporter subunit F1, which yields MIAGMLTISVILFALTILVAVIRIILGPSLPDRVVALDVIGVNLIATIAVVSVILNTKAFLEAILILGILSFIGTIAFSKFIERGKIVER from the coding sequence ATGATAGCAGGTATGTTGACAATATCGGTCATACTATTCGCATTGACTATTTTGGTGGCGGTCATCCGTATTATTTTAGGTCCTTCACTTCCAGATCGTGTGGTGGCACTCGATGTCATCGGAGTGAACTTAATTGCTACAATTGCCGTCGTGTCGGTGATTTTAAATACAAAAGCATTTTTGGAAGCGATCTTAATTCTTGGTATACTTTCCTTTATTGGGACGATCGCATTTTCCAAATTTATCGAGAGGGGGAAAATAGTTGAACGGTAG
- a CDS encoding Na+/H+ antiporter subunit E translates to MPLQLLLNLFIAFLWMTLIDEDELLFTTFFMGFLVGLGIIFVMSRFFGTHFYLRRVYAACKLLLIFIRELTQSSIVVISQIVRPTLRIRPGIFKYKTILTSDVEVTMLSMLLTLTPGSVVMEVSAEGNELYIHAMDVEESRDGLIKQLKNFEKAIMEVTR, encoded by the coding sequence ATGCCGTTACAGCTTCTGCTGAATTTATTCATCGCCTTTTTATGGATGACATTGATTGATGAAGATGAACTGTTATTCACTACATTTTTCATGGGATTTTTAGTCGGACTCGGCATCATATTTGTCATGAGCCGTTTTTTCGGTACGCATTTCTATTTACGCAGAGTATATGCTGCCTGCAAGCTCTTGTTAATTTTTATCAGGGAACTGACGCAGTCGAGCATTGTGGTCATCTCCCAAATCGTGCGACCTACACTACGTATCAGGCCAGGGATCTTTAAATACAAGACGATCTTGACGAGTGATGTGGAAGTGACCATGCTGTCTATGCTACTTACCTTAACACCGGGATCGGTCGTGATGGAAGTATCTGCCGAGGGTAATGAGTTATACATTCACGCAATGGATGTCGAGGAATCGCGCGACGGATTGATTAAGCAACTGAAAAATTTTGAGAAGGCGATTATGGAGGTGACACGATGA